The following proteins come from a genomic window of bacterium:
- a CDS encoding STAS domain-containing protein, which translates to MEELPIIVEEKGNIRILYFTIEKLTDILIIDQIKSYILSVITGGGRIILINFAGIEYMSSSFLSVLIAMKKSLYQVKGKACLCCLSGNIARLFSITELDKIFDIFHSESDALEFLQTFSDQID; encoded by the coding sequence ATGGAAGAACTTCCGATTATCGTTGAAGAAAAGGGAAATATCCGGATATTGTATTTTACAATAGAAAAATTAACGGATATTTTGATAATTGACCAGATTAAATCTTATATTTTATCTGTGATCACCGGAGGAGGCCGGATTATATTAATTAACTTTGCCGGCATTGAATATATGTCCAGTTCTTTCCTCAGCGTGTTAATTGCGATGAAAAAATCTTTGTATCAGGTTAAAGGCAAAGCTTGCCTGTGCTGCCTGTCCGGGAACATAGCGAGGCTTTTTTCAATAACTGAATTAGATAAGATATTTGATATTTTTCACTCCGAATCCGATGCTCTTGAATTTCTTCAAACATTTTCTGACCAGATTGATTGA